A region of the Hylaeus volcanicus isolate JK05 chromosome 5, UHH_iyHylVolc1.0_haploid, whole genome shotgun sequence genome:
AAGATTCATCGTTGCCATCTCGTTTTATCGCTTCGCATCGTGACTATTTCCTtatatgattatttaaatcgaTCATTAAAGTTGTATTACAACCgtacaacaattattttctttgtaagcACAATCGGTATGCATTATATTCGTAGATGAGCGAAGCTGTCATCAGCTGTCATTTCTAATCAGTGCAACTAGGAAAGTCACCGCTGGTCACCGCTCAATAAGCCGCTCAATGAGCAGGTTTTGatatcagtggcgccatcggtgggaaaatgcccaagtttggAGAGAACATAGTTCCCGCCATTGCAGCTAGATGGCGCGTGGTCTAGGACACGTTGTCGTCATCTAACGGCAGAAGTCGGAAACTATTTTACGACAAACTTGAACGGTTTGTTAGTAGATGGCGCTGACCAATGGTTGAAAATTCGATATATTTGCCGAGTGTGCGTAAGGTCGAAATCAAGAAATGTTTCCAACGGACAAGCTTGACACTAATTCTCACCGCTTATGTTGTTAAAGTCGAGactatattttcttcaattgcTATAGATTCATGGAACAAACAGTCGCTTCACCTTCAACAGCTGTTCGAAGTCGAATGTTTTCACGAGGGTTGATAGAAGTTCtagcattcaaatttccacaGTGACTGTTGTGCCTCGAACCGAAGCTTTGGAAATCTTACGTgaggaaaaagaaatcccTCGAGCATCTATCGCGTTTGATTTTCGACCCGGAATGGCACAGAATATAAATCCATTTTATTCGTCTCAAAACGTGCCGAACAAAGCTTCCGAGGAAAAGCAGAATGTACCAAAAGATAACCATGCAGTTAGTAAACGGTACGCAAATTGTctgatattttgataataatttaccGTCTGAATTCACTCTCCAACGTTCTTTTATTGTTGTCTATCAATGATTTGTCCTTCATTTTTTCGACATTATATCGTAcaatgtagaatattttttttttacaaatattattccgaAAAACATAACCTACTTGTAATGTTTGggcgaaaaatttgaaaattgctcGATCCCAAATTGCGAATAATCGTGATCGTGGCTATATTGCACAATAGGCTtactcaaaaataattattgcctGTCGTAAGAATAAAGGTAAATGTACATGTAGATTGCAGAAGGAACTGATGGTTTTAATGATGAGTACTGAGAAAGGTGTCTCCGCTTTTCCTGATggcgaaaatttgtttaaatggaTTGGAACTATCACAGGACCAAGGGACACGGTAATATTGTGTAGGTTGTAGTTAAGGTGTAAATAACTGTAatgtatgttttcttttaggTTTACGCCGGACTTACTTACAAGTTGACTTTGGAATTTCCCCATAGTTACCCATACAGTGCACCGGTAGTGCGCTTTGCTACACCTTGTTTTCATCCAAATGTGGATGCAGTGGGTAACATTTGTTTGGATATATTAAAAGACAAATGGAGTGCTTTATATGATGTGCGCACTATACTGTTATCAATACAATCTCTTCTTAGTGgtaagtatacatatatatatacgtgtaaCTCATcaacatataaataatatcctATTTTGCAGAACCTAACAATGAAAGCCCCCTCAATCCTCAAGCGGCAAAATTGTGGACCGATCAAACAAAgtataagaaacatttaacAGAGGAATATCACAGAGCTTTGAATCGCGATCAACAGGACTCATGATAAGTCGATTTTTCTAATCATCTTGGctgattcattatttttatttgtgtcaATGTTATAATTAGGTATAagacatataaaaatttgctGCACCAAACTTATGAACGTCGttacaaaagtttcaatcTATTGTTTGTTCTTGATTTCTTATCGTTATGCCGTATCgcgtgaaagaaaaaaacatccGTCTTTACATCGTTCATTGcaatcatttattttgctaaatttcgtaaatttatCTTGGAGAtgaatagaaatttgtatcaTGATTTTAAGACTGTATGTGCggattaaacatttttacatcaTCAATTTGTACcagaaacttttatttattttttactcttAGTAATGTATATTGactttcgatatattttaacatttttcataagtATCAGCTACACTCGACGTTAcgtcattaattattattgtataattcgaaaataaatattttaaacattaatgCTCTACAAATTATTACGCGATCGTTATATACCCTATACGAGATAtcgaatgaatataaatacgttTTCGAGTAAAAGTTTTGGAAATTACCCGAGTGTCTTTGAAACCATTTGTAAAAACCAAAGTAAACAGCGTTATCTCatacatattgtataattaattggaataaaCCATGAGAATGAAATGCTATGTACAGTTTTTATTTGCCATCTATCATTTCCATTCGATATTacctatttcaaataaaaattacaagcgTTTCAAATAGTTCGAATAAAAGGAGAGTATTTTGATTGGTAGAATTAGGTTAGCGCTACGTAATATATCAATGGGAGGGTTCTTGTATTCGCTATTATCAGCGATATCGTGGAGAGAGTCATTATTCCAAATATATGCATCAAAGTAATCTTTTTCGCGACTAATTCAGTATCCCACAGTCGTATTACGCAGACGGTACTGTGGTAAACAACGACCATCAACGTTTGACGCCATATTACAAAGTGACAACGTGTCGGCAGAAGAGCCAACAATGTTAGTGATATTAAATCGAAGTTTGATTAACAAAACATCGGTTTGTTTACGCACCAGTTCTTATATTGGTTCGCTAAATGGCGTAAAGTCGTTTGGTACCTCTTCGATGGCACAGGTAACATACGACACATTGATTATCTTATCAGATGATGTAGATATTCACagtaaaaattctgaaattgttCAGCAGGAACGAAAAGTAAACGTGGATGGGGTGGATATCAATTGTTTGAGTGTAGGAACGGGTGAACATCCAGTTTTGCTTCTACCTGGTGCTGCAGGTGATGAAAAATGAacactttagacatcatacTTATCTTAACGGAATGCTTGTTGGTCGGTAACTCGGCGATTACGCCGCTCTCTAACGGAGTTTCTCGTCGGGAACATAGATGACAGtgtttaagaaagaaaaatattcgtatttgtaaaatataaaaaacgaaAGTATTCGTAGAATATATGGTACTTTGCAGGTTCGATATGGACAGACTTCAAACCACAAATAGAGGGTCTCGACAAAGAGAAGTTCACCATAGTCGCTTGGGATCCACCCGGTTATGGCAAGTCCAGACCACCCGATAGGAAATTTCCAGAAGACTTCTTCCAACGTGACGCTGTTTGGgctaataatttaatgaaagtttTGGGCCACTCGAAATTTTCGTTAATAGGATGGAGCGATGGAGCCATTACTTCGTTGATACTCTCCTCAATGTTCCctgaaaatattagaaaaatggtAGCCGTTGCAGGGAACTCGTACATAAGTCCAAAAGAAGTagaaatttacaaaagtaCGTCAGTAGGCCAGAATTAACTCTTACTGATCGTTCGTTATAAGTAATTTAGCAAGTTGCTTCATGTTTCATTGTTTCCGTGCCCTCAGAATTCAGAGACATCGACACTTGGTCGGAGAAAATGCGAGCACCGATGATACAGGTTTATGGAGAGGAGTATTTTCGAAAGATCTGGACCGGCTGGGTCGACGGCGTTgagaaaatatacgaaaaacaaaatggcgacATTTGCAAAGGGTGTCTGTCGAAAATCAAATGTCCCACTTTGATCGTTCAGGGAAACAAGGACGCGATGGTTCTCCCTGAGCATCCTGTTTACCTGAAGGAACACATCGCGGGAGCAAAGTTCGTAGATAATAAATCGCGAAACGTATCGGTATCGATTCGATACATTTCGTAACTCGACTCACGCCAAATCTCGACATTTCAGATTGAAGCTGATGGAAAATGGGGCCCACAACTTGCACCTGCGATACCCAGAAGAATTCAACGCTCTCGTCACCGAATTTCTCACGGAATAATCATCGAACTGTTTCTTTTATACGTTCTAATTTTTTGTATGAGCATTTACACATGTTTTTATACGTTCTATTAAAGTGATACTCAAGGAAAAGAAGCGTGTCGTATTTCTTTAGTCGGTATTCTTGATTAACCTGCCAGACAAGGCTGTTCGAGTACTCGAGTAAGTTCATTCTACAGTCAAGTAGAATACTTTTGAGTGCCTGACACAGCACGGAGGACACACGTGGGATAACTGGACAGCGAAATCTAGCTAGAGAAAGGAGTCACGAAACTACATATGTGGGCGAAGCCTCTCTGTAGGTTCTTTTCGTTGTGTGAGATTTTCCAAAATCATTCCCAAGTTTAAATTCATGGTTGAACGACGCTCTTTCAAAAATCAGTCACTTTGACCTCTAAATAATCTatcgattttaaaattcataaaccACAGATATCTACGTATCTACAAACAGACCAGAGACACAAGGAAAAGTTGTGCGTATACTGGTTACTCACCGTAATCTGTATATGTTGAGGAGTCAAACACTTTTACAATTTGCAAGTTTACGATGTTTGAATGTATGCAACTGGGAAAACCCGAGTATTGTTATATATGTAAGATATAGCAAGCTCGTGGATGCATTAACGCGGGCGACGTTGCATAAACGACATCGAGTGAGAGCGCATCGATTAGGCGATAACTATCTGATAAGGAAGTAGCTTAACTCCCATAATGGCATCGTTACTGTGCCTTAGTCTTTTCATGATGCTACTGAACGGGTCAAAATTATCAGAGGCGACGCATGAACATAAACATGGACATGGACATTGCCGCGACCATAATAATGGCATGCAGGTAATATATCTATACTAGGTTGGCCTAAAAGTTCGTTCGGATTTTAACGCTTAAATCAATCAGCAATTTTCCTTAGACAAGGAAGCATATCTACCCTATAACATATTCTCACCACACATTGTCATATTCACACCACCATATTCAACcacagaaacagaaactcacGAACTTTTCAACAGGAAGACAACGTCAACGTCGACGGAGTGAATATCAATTACGTTCGTACCGGGACCGGTGATCATCCAGTTTTGCTCCTACCTGGTGCCATGGGTGAGCAAactatgacgatataaattattactaatgTTAACGATCGCACAAACTATCGACCTTCATCGAACAATTTAAAGTGTCGAATCGTGTTTCAAAGGTTGGAGCTGGTTTAACTTCGGGCCACAGATAGAAGGACTCGACAGAGAGAAGCTGACCGTAATTGCATGGGATCCACCTGGATATGGGAGATCCATACCCCCTACCAGGACGTATCCACTAAACGTATTGGCACGCGACGCTTCCTGGGCGCGTAATTTAATGAGAACTTTGGGCTTTGAGACGTTTTCGTTGGTGGGATGGAGCGAGGGTGGCGCTGTCGCGATGACGCTCGCTGGGAACTACCCTGATAACGTCAGGAAGCTAGTGTCCGTCTCGAGCCAAGCCTACATAACTCCTGAAGAAATGGAGCAGCTCAGACGTACGTTCTACTATGAACCAGAGTACTCATCGAGGGTGTCAGATCTAGATAACTGTTCACAGAATAATAACATCGATTGCAGAATCTAGAAACGGGTCTATACCAGAGAGCGTACGGGATACGGTGGTGGCTTTCTATGGGGAGGATTATTACAGCACCATGAGGGCTAATTTGATCGATGGACTAGAGaatgtttacataaaaaaaaatggcagcTTGTGCAAGGAGGAACTACCGAAAATCAGAGCACCCACTTTGGTCATTCATGGCAGGAATGACCCTGGTGTCCCGCTGTTTCATGCAACTTATTTGAGAGATAACATTCGAGGTGCAAGGTTCGTATATACCGAGCACTGTACTTTATATACTACTTTAAACTGATGTCTTTTGTTCAGATAAAGTTGTCAGTACAACAGCTGTCGTTAATTGCAAGTTATAAAGACACCTAACGAGAGACTTCGTCGTTTCAGGTTGAAGATAATGGAGAATGCAACACATCCTGTTCAACTGGAACATCCACAAGAATTCAACTCTATAGTTACCAATTTTTTGACCGAAGGAATCGTTACATAATGCttctgtacattttttgtaaGAGAATCTACTAGTCGTGCACGCGAGAAGTTTGCAGCTGAAGTTAAGAAGGGTTTCATTCGTACAAGGGCAAACTTTCTCACCAGGACTAAACATTATGTATCGATCTTTCTATATGCTATATTAAAGTGACATTCCtgcaatattttgtaaacttcACTGATTCCGTATCCCATATGCACCAATAAACACGCGTATTCCTAATGGCAAAGATGGAAGGTTATCGAGAAAGCGTCTCGCAGAATTGCAACAATGTCAACAAACACTTCTCAAGGTTTCGAATTGTATGACCGTTGATTGTCTTTGATAACGAGGCCACAGATAAAGTGTCccattaaaattcatcgaccACGCTTATCCGCAAATTGTGACACGCGTTGAAACCAGGAAAAAGACcaaagaaacgaggaaaagtTCTTCGTAAATCAGTTACTCACGGTCTGTACATGTTGAGGGGTCATAAATACGGTTAGATAGGATGGTTTGCGTGTGCAACTGGGAAACCCGTCAATTGGGTCGCTATATAAACGTATGAGCTGGTTATCTAGTCGACGTATTCGCGCAAACAACGTCGTGCAAACGACATTGAAAGACGCTGAGCTATTGTAATTTTCTCACGTCGAAGTCGTTCTTCCAACATGTCAGCTGTTCTCTGTCTTACTCTTTTCATGATGTTGCTGGACGGGTCAAAATTATACTCGGAGGCGACACACGGACATGATCATGGACATGGACATGGACATGAACATGGACAGTGTCGCGATAAAGATCAAGGTGTACAGGTAACATATGATACCTTGTCTTGTTAAGACGACCGCGGTAACATGTAGCAGAAACTCATCAACTGTTCAACAGGAACAAAAAGTCAACGTCGATGGAGTGGATATCAATTATGTGCGCACTGGGACTGGCGATCATCCAGTTTTGCTTCTACCCGGTGCCATGGGTGAGCAAACTATCGcagtataaattattaccgCAACATTGAAACAATTGCACCGACGGCTCACTTTTATCTAACAATTCAAAGTGACGAATCTTGCTCCGCAGGTTGGAGTTGGTACAACTTCGGGCCACAAATAGAGGGTCTCGACAAAAATAAGTTCACCATAATCGCTTGGGATCCACCAGGCTACGGGAAGTCCAGACCCCCTAGCAGGACGTATCCAGTAAACCTGTATGCCCGCGACGCCTCTTGGGCCcgtaatttaatgaaaacctTGGGCTTCGAGAGGTTCTCGTTGGTAGGATGGAGCGAAGGTGGTGTTACTGCCCTAACACTCGCTGGTGACTACCCCCAAAACGTCAGGAAGCTAATAGCCACCTCGGCGCAAGCCTACATGACTTCTCAGGAGAAAGACATACTCAAACGTACGTTCCACTACAGTCTCAAACACTTCTCGAAGAATCACTTCTAGATCTACGATGTTCCTCCGTTTGCAGTGTTCAGAAATATCGACACTTTACCAGCAGCCTTACGAGATCCACTGGTAGCGTATTACGGGGAAGATTACTTTAGAACCATGTGGGCTAATTACGTCGACGGACttgagaatatttatgtacagcGAAATGGTAGCTTGTGCAAGGAGACACTACCGAAAATCACAGCACCCACTTTGATCGTTCATGGTAGGAACGACACTGGTGTCCCATTGTATCACccaatttatttgaaagacAACATTCGAGGAGCGAGGTTCGTGTATACCAAGTTACGTCGCTACGAACActgttattaattgtaaattataaaactcGAGTAACTCGAATTCATTTCAGGTTGAAGATAATGGAGAACGCAACTCACCCGGTTCAACTGGAATATCCACAAGAATTCAATGCTATAGTTACCAACTTTTTAACGGAAGGAATCGTGACATAATACCATGAATCTTTATCTATTTATACGAGAATCTATCTACGCGAGGAGTTTGCAACTGGGGTCAAGGCGGGTCCCACTCGTCCAGGGGCAAACTTTTCCACGCGACTATCACGGACGTTGTATTCTTCTGTATGTTGTATTGGCGACATTCTTTAGATAGTTTATTCCAATCATTCCTGTtactaaattttgtatgtttgtCTTGGAGATGAATAAAGACTTTATGCGAATTAAGTACCTTTACGTCATCCGTATGCACCAGAAGCGTATACTTATCTTTACTCTGCTTGAGTTTGCGAAATCCAGGTCGCGAGACAGGACGtcctcgaaatattttttacaacgTTCGTTGCAGTTTTACGAAAgctatgaaaaatgttattaataagATGGTCCACGAGCCAGATCCAATTAGCCCTGTTCTAACAACAAAACACCCTGAACGCGGGCCAAAAATAACACTCGCCGACAGCTGTACACATAGAACGTTATCCGATCTTTCGTCCTTTCAACGTATGttttcgttttgaaaaatattcactgACTCACGGAGGTAATAACATTTGATCGGTGTAAACAAGTGTAATTAATCAAGCTAATCTTAATTAAAAGCATAACCGCGCAGAAGCAAACAAAGATCGATATAAAAAGAAGATGATCAAGGATTACGGAAGTTATTTCTCTTCTAGACTACCCTGGCATAGCTACATTTTGCAACAGTTGTACACGACAAGAAGTACAGCAATTTGCGAAGAGGAATTTCTTCAGAATGATAATTGCCCTAACACCGATTATCTATGGAAAGAAAGATCCATCGATGGGTCAAGAGCATGCTGTGCATTTCAAGGATCGCATTCCTGGATCATACATATAGTAAACATACACGTTTGCTCGACTCAAATATTTCTCTATCTAATAACTGACTCGTCAATTCGTAATTGCGAGGTGGAGGGTCAGCAAAAAGAGTCCTACAGTTTCCCAACGATCCCGACGCACGTTTCTCGAGGTGACGAACTCTCCGGTAGTTGGCTTTCTTTCAAAACATGACCGTAGACGACCACTGACATCTACGACTGGTAACACGAGTtagaacgaggaaaaagaccaaagaaagaggaaaagttCCTGGTATACCACGTTACTCATACTCTATATCTGTTGAGAGCTCGTTGAATATGGCAAAATACGCTAGGTGTGTGCAGCTGGGAAATCCGAGAATTGGATCGCTATAAAAGGAAGAGCTTGGTAATCTAGTCGGCATATTCGCACGAGCAACGTTGCGCAAACGAGATCGTGCGAGAGCGTATCAATTAGACGCTTTCGGTCCCTAGGCCATTGGAATGGTATCGTATCGAAGCTTTTCTTTCGAGACGTCGTCTCTGCTGCGTCTCAGCCTTCTCGTGATGTTGCTGAACGGGTCAAAATTATACTCACAGGCAACACATGAACATGATCATGGACATGATCATGGACACGATCATGGACATGGACATGAACATGGACCTGGATGTCATCGCGACCACGTTCAAGGCGTGCAGGTAACACACGATACCTTGTCTTGTAAGACGACCGCGATAATGCGTTCCAGAAACTCATGAACTGTTCAACAGGAACGTAAAGTCAACGTCGACGGAGTGGACATCAATTATGTGCGCACTGGGAACGGTGAACATCCGATCTTGCTTCTACCCGGTGGCATGGGTGAGCGAACCatgataatataaattattagttctATATCTTAACGCATGCAGTCACTTTCATTCGACAATTTCAAGTATCGAATCTTGCTACACAGGTTGGAGTTGGTACAACTTCAGGCCACAAATAGAGGGACTCGACGGAGAGAAGTTCACCATAATTGCTTGGGATCCACCCGGTTATGGAAAGTCCAGGCCCCCAAACAGGACGTTCCCTCTGGACTTTTATTCGCGCGATGCCACTTGGGCCCGTAATTTAATGAGAACTCTGGGCTTCGAGAAATTCTCGCCCGTAGGATGGAGCGATGGTGGCATTTCCGCGATGATCCTCACTGCCAACTATCCCCAAAACGTCAGGAAGCTTATATCCGTGTCGGCGAACTCCTATTTATCGCCAGAGGAAATAGTGGAGTACAGAAGTACGTTGCAAAACATTAAGAACTTTGtcaaaaaatgattcgagTTGAATCTGATCCACTGTTTCTTGTAGAAATCAGAAATATCGACGTTCTGCCTGACTTGCTGCGAACACAACTGACGGACTACTACGGCGAGCCCTATTTCCGAAGCATGTGGGCCGATTGGATCGATTTTTTCgacaatatttacagaaataaaaatggcgACTTGTGCTTGGAGGCTCTGCCGAAGATCAAAGCCCCCACTTTGATCATTCAAGGACAAAACGACACAGGAGTGCCTGCGTTTCATCCAGTTTATTTGAGAGACCACATCCAAGGAGCAAAGTTCGTATATACTTGTGTTATATACTAACATAGCATATGCTATGCTAACATAGCAATACATGTAATTAATTGCGAAACTTCGTTTCAGGATGAAGATAATACCGAATGCAACTCACCCTGTGCAACTGGAATATCCGCAAGAGTTTAACTCTGTAGTTACAAAGTTTTTAACCGAAGGAATCGTAACATAACACCCTGGTTTTGTTTTGTATGTTCCACGCAATTATCTGTAGTGTTTTATGAGAGACTCTGCTAGTTTTGCGAGAGGAATTTGCACCCGAAGACAAGGTCGAACTTTTCCCACTCGACTGTTGCGCACCGATGCTTTTGTATGCCGATTTTAGGACTAATATCGTACGAATTAAATACCTTTCACGAATCACAAatgtttacttatttttttccttcgctAATATCGTACATATTTGATCCAGAAATCGTGCTTTAATTTCCCAACAATCTCAACACACGTTTCGCGGGGTGTCAAACTGTCTGGTCGGTGACTCGCTTCGAAAACGTGATTGTCCGCGAAGAAACGATTATAATTCACTAACCACCGCTATCAACAAATAGTTCCACTCGTTGGAACGAGGAAAACGACCAACGAAACAAGGAAAAATTTCTTGTATACCGTATTACTCATACTCTGTATCTGTTGAGAAgccattaaaaatgttaagatACGAATAGTTGTTTGTACGGCTGGGAAAACCGTGAACTGGGCCACTATAAAAGGAAGAGCTGGTTATCTCGCAGAAGTATTCGCTCGCGCAACGTTGTACGACAACATCGCGCGAGAGACCGTCAATTAGACAACAACGTTTTTGATAAGAAGGTCATTGAATCATTGCAATTGGACGTCGAAGTTTTTCTACCAAGATGTCAACTGTTCTGTGCCTTACTCTTTTCATGATCCTGCTGAACGGGTCAAAATTATACTCAGAAGCACGTGGACATGGACATGGACATGGACATGGACATGGACGTGGACATGGACATTGTCGCGACGATAATCAGGGTGTGCAGGTAACATATGATACCTTGTCTTGTTAAGACGACCGCGGTAACGCGTAACAGAAACTCATCAACTGTTCAACAGGAACAAAAAGTCAACGTCGATGGAGTGGATATCAATTATGTGCGCACTGGGACTGGCGATCATCCGATCTTGCTTCTACCCGGTGCCATGGGTGAGCAAACTATGACTTTCGCATCTTAACGATTGCAGTGATTGCTCGCTTTTATCTAACAATTCAAAGTGACGAATCTTGCTCCGCAGGTTGGAGTTGGGATAACTTCAGGCCACAAATAGAGGGACTCGACAGAGAAAAGTTCACCGT
Encoded here:
- the LOC128877344 gene encoding valacyclovir hydrolase-like isoform X1: MLVILNRSLINKTSVCLRTSSYIGSLNGVKSFGTSSMAQVTYDTLIILSDDVDIHSKNSEIVQQERKVNVDGVDINCLSVGTGEHPVLLLPGAAGSIWTDFKPQIEGLDKEKFTIVAWDPPGYGKSRPPDRKFPEDFFQRDAVWANNLMKVLGHSKFSLIGWSDGAITSLILSSMFPENIRKMVAVAGNSYISPKEVEIYKKFRDIDTWSEKMRAPMIQVYGEEYFRKIWTGWVDGVEKIYEKQNGDICKGCLSKIKCPTLIVQGNKDAMVLPEHPVYLKEHIAGAKLKLMENGAHNLHLRYPEEFNALVTEFLTE
- the LOC128877343 gene encoding valacyclovir hydrolase-like, which translates into the protein MVSYRSFSFETSSLLRLSLLVMLLNGSKLYSQATHEHDHGHDHGHDHGHGHEHGPGCHRDHVQGVQERKVNVDGVDINYVRTGNGEHPILLLPGGMGWSWYNFRPQIEGLDGEKFTIIAWDPPGYGKSRPPNRTFPLDFYSRDATWARNLMRTLGFEKFSPVGWSDGGISAMILTANYPQNVRKLISVSANSYLSPEEIVEYRKIRNIDVLPDLLRTQLTDYYGEPYFRSMWADWIDFFDNIYRNKNGDLCLEALPKIKAPTLIIQGQNDTGVPAFHPVYLRDHIQGAKMKIIPNATHPVQLEYPQEFNSVVTKFLTEGIVT
- the LOC128877344 gene encoding valacyclovir hydrolase-like isoform X3; translated protein: MLVILNRSLINKTSVCLRTSSYIGSLNGVKSFGTSSMAQERKVNVDGVDINCLSVGTGEHPVLLLPGAAGSIWTDFKPQIEGLDKEKFTIVAWDPPGYGKSRPPDRKFPEDFFQRDAVWANNLMKVLGHSKFSLIGWSDGAITSLILSSMFPENIRKMVAVAGNSYISPKEVEIYKKFRDIDTWSEKMRAPMIQVYGEEYFRKIWTGWVDGVEKIYEKQNGDICKGCLSKIKCPTLIVQGNKDAMVLPEHPVYLKEHIAGAKLKLMENGAHNLHLRYPEEFNALVTEFLTE
- the LOC128877344 gene encoding valacyclovir hydrolase-like isoform X2 — encoded protein: MLVILNRSLINKTSVCLRTSSYIGSLNGVKSFGTSSMAQQERKVNVDGVDINCLSVGTGEHPVLLLPGAAGSIWTDFKPQIEGLDKEKFTIVAWDPPGYGKSRPPDRKFPEDFFQRDAVWANNLMKVLGHSKFSLIGWSDGAITSLILSSMFPENIRKMVAVAGNSYISPKEVEIYKKFRDIDTWSEKMRAPMIQVYGEEYFRKIWTGWVDGVEKIYEKQNGDICKGCLSKIKCPTLIVQGNKDAMVLPEHPVYLKEHIAGAKLKLMENGAHNLHLRYPEEFNALVTEFLTE
- the LOC128877350 gene encoding ubiquitin-conjugating enzyme E2 C, whose product is MAQNINPFYSSQNVPNKASEEKQNVPKDNHAVSKRLQKELMVLMMSTEKGVSAFPDGENLFKWIGTITGPRDTVYAGLTYKLTLEFPHSYPYSAPVVRFATPCFHPNVDAVGNICLDILKDKWSALYDVRTILLSIQSLLSEPNNESPLNPQAAKLWTDQTKYKKHLTEEYHRALNRDQQDS
- the LOC128877348 gene encoding valacyclovir hydrolase-like, whose protein sequence is MASLLCLSLFMMLLNGSKLSEATHEHKHGHGHCRDHNNGMQEDNVNVDGVNINYVRTGTGDHPVLLLPGAMGWSWFNFGPQIEGLDREKLTVIAWDPPGYGRSIPPTRTYPLNVLARDASWARNLMRTLGFETFSLVGWSEGGAVAMTLAGNYPDNVRKLVSVSSQAYITPEEMEQLRQSRNGSIPESVRDTVVAFYGEDYYSTMRANLIDGLENVYIKKNGSLCKEELPKIRAPTLVIHGRNDPGVPLFHATYLRDNIRGARLKIMENATHPVQLEHPQEFNSIVTNFLTEGIVT
- the LOC128877347 gene encoding valacyclovir hydrolase-like, which codes for MSAVLCLTLFMMLLDGSKLYSEATHGHDHGHGHGHEHGQCRDKDQGVQEQKVNVDGVDINYVRTGTGDHPVLLLPGAMGWSWYNFGPQIEGLDKNKFTIIAWDPPGYGKSRPPSRTYPVNLYARDASWARNLMKTLGFERFSLVGWSEGGVTALTLAGDYPQNVRKLIATSAQAYMTSQEKDILKLFRNIDTLPAALRDPLVAYYGEDYFRTMWANYVDGLENIYVQRNGSLCKETLPKITAPTLIVHGRNDTGVPLYHPIYLKDNIRGARLKIMENATHPVQLEYPQEFNAIVTNFLTEGIVT